The segment ATCGCTCCTGATGGCGTGCGTGCTGTGCAATGATGCCGTGTTGCAAAAAGAGAATGGCGAGTGGGCAATATTGGGCGATCCGACCGAAGGCGCACTGCTGGCAGTTGCCGGGAAAGGAGGGTTTCGCAAAGACCAACAGGAGCAAGCATTACCCCGCGTGGCAGAGTTTCCGTTTTCGTCCGAACGCAAGCGGATGAGCGTTGTCGTGCAGGATGCGTCCAGCCAACTGGGAAACAGCCCGTTTGTGATGTTTACCAAAGGTTCGACCGAACTGGTTCTCGAACGTTGCACTCACATTCAACAGGACGATCGCTCTCAACCGATTACAGCACAACAACGGCAACAGATTTTAGAGCAGAACGATCGGTTAGCAAGTCGAGGGTTGCGGGTTTTAGGATTTGCTAGTAAGAACTTAACAGAATTATCGGATCGCGATACAGAGGATACGGCTGAAATTAACTTAACTTGGTTGGGATTGGTGGGAATGCTGGATGCCCCCCGTCCTGAAGTGCGCGATGCGGTGGCTAAATGCCGTGCCGCAGGCATTCGTCCGGTGATGATTACAGGGGATCACCAGCTAACGGCACAGGCGATCGCAGAAGATTTGGGTATTGCTAAAATGGGCGATCGCTGCTTGACGGGGCAGGAACTGCAAAAGCTCACTCAGCCAGAACTGGAAGCACAAGTACAGCAAGTCAGCGTATATGCTCGCGTAGCACCAGAGCATAAGTTGCGAATTGTCCAAGCTCTCCAACATCAGGGACAGATCGTTGCCATGACAGGGGATGGAGTTAATGATGCTCCCGCCTTGAAACAAGCAGACATTGGGGTGGCAATGGGCATCACGGGTACGGATGTGAGTAAAGAGGCTAGCGATATGGTGCTGCTGGATGACAACTTTGCCACCATTGTTTCAGCCGTTGAAGAAGGACGAGTTGTTTACATCAACATTCGTCGCTTTATTCGCTACATCTTGGGCAGCAATATCGGTGAGGTATTGACGATCGCCGCCGCTCCGTTGTTGGGGTTGGGTGGTGTACCGTTGTCTCCTTTGCAAATTCTCTGGATGAACTTGGTAACTGATGGACTTCCTGCTTTAGCACTAGCAGTAGAACCCGGTAGGCCGATCGTTATGCAACAACCGCCTAAAGATCCAAAAGAGAGCATTTTTGCCAGAGGCTTAGGCTCTTACATGGTACGGATTGGCATTATTTTGGCAGTAATTACGATCTTGATGATGGTCTGGGCATACGATTACACAGCCCAGGTACAAAGTGAATTGTTAGATCGCGATCGCTGGCAAACAATGGTGTTCACCACCCTTTGTTTAGCGCAAATGGGACACGCGCTGGCGATTCGTTCCAATACTCGGTTGATGTTGGAAGTCAACCCATTCTCGAATCGCTATGTTTTGCTATCCGTTGCCGTTACTAGCATCCTGCAACTGACGCTTATTTACGTTGAACCACTACGAAACTTCTTCAATACTCATTACCTGAGTGGATTAGAACTATTGGTTTGTATTGGATTTAGTTCTCTAGTATTTGTCTGGATTGAAGCAGAGAAGTTGTTTATCCGGTGGTATGTCTCTCGCCAATAGCCCAAAACTTGACACATTAGCTCAGTCTATATTATTCAATGAATAAAAATAATTCACCTTTTGGCATTCAAACTTACTACCAAGGGGAAATTACTGTCGATCTGGAATTTTCCATCTACCAACAATTACATAAACAGTCTGTCAGCATTTCTGAATTCATACAACGGCTGGCTCGCTTCATCGCTATGGTAGAAAACAATAAGGAAAGATCCAATATCAATCCTTATGCTGAGAAATTTAATCGAGGAATTCACATCTTAGGAAGGTATGATTCTGAGTTAGGAGTTTTCCCTAAACCAAATTTGGCATTGAAATGTTCGGAAGGTTTTTGGGGTGCGGAAGACCCTAGAAAACAATTTTTGAGGAGCATCCAATTAGCCTGGGAATTTGAAACCAAGTTAAACGATCGAGAAAAAGCACTTCTTCAGATTTGTCCTGCTTACTTGCATTTCCAAACAAGTATCAGGAGTACCCTTTTTAAACGAGTACTTTTTATGCCAAAAATAGAGGGTACTCCACTGGGAAAAATAGAAACTGGATTTAGTTCTGAATTTTGTCAAACATTCAATATTCCTGAAATTCAGGAAATCAAGCGCAAATTTAGGTTTTCCCTGCATCGGTTAGGCGATCGCGATCGTCAGCGTCAGTTGCTCAAAATCCAGTCTGCTTACTTATTTCAACGCTTGTTTCAAAGAGGAATTAGAATTTTAAGCTTGAATCAGAAAAACATTCTAGCTACATTCAATACTAGTGGTAACCCAAGTCAATACGTCATTATCGATCCGGTTGCAGATTATTGTTTACCAATTTCTCCTGCCTATAATCTCTTGACAGGTCAACTGTGCAAACTTAAATAACTTTACTAGGTCTTTATAGCGATCGTAAATTAATTGGAACAACCAAACCCCTCCCAACCCTTCCCTTACCAAGGGGAGGACGGGTGGAGTTGATTACTTAAATAGGATCGCTATAGCAACCAATCCTTTATAAAAATTCTGAATTCTGGCTCCAGATACCAAATCTGGGTTAGTTAACCCCTATATCTTCTCTTCTTTCCTGGAGCGTCTTGGAGCGGTTCATTAATAAAGGGGGTTTTTTACCCGGGTTTAGTATGACTTCTGAATTCTGTTTTGATAATAACTAAAGCTAAACCAGAGGCGAGAGGTTTAATGCTAATTCATCAGTTAATTGAAAATTTTTATAAAGGCGATCGCCCACAAGCTGGTAAGTGCGATCGCCTAAATCAATTTACACCTAGCTCGGCAACTTTTAACTCAACCTTTTTCATCCTCTCCAGAAAATGGATGATTGCCAATCCCTAATTGTTGTTTAGTATTAGTCAACTCTTTCCACAAAGATTCAATATCAGTAAATGCCTGTTCTATGGGAATTTTCCCATTGGTTGCCAAGTTACTGATAAAACCTACTCGTTGGGCAAATTCTTGTAGATTAGCATCAAATACTAAATTTTCTGGTTTAACATCACCGTAATAGCGGCTTTTCGGATATAAAAAAGTAGATGATTTAGCTAACATATTCTCAACTCCTATACTTTTTCCCTCTATATTTCTATAATAAACCTCGATCCCCAAATGGTATTAGTGATAACACTATGCTAAAGACGTGATTGTTGACACTTTTTTTTGTGATGTCAATACGGCAATAAATCCGATCTAGATCGGCAAGTTAAGTGATATCTGTTAGATATTGGCAGTGATATAAATCACAATGATAATTCTCGGGAAAAGTACTTAAGTAAGTTTACGAAAAAAATCGATGTTCTAAACCGATACCTCATTAGACTTCTCTAAAAAAACTGTAGAGACGTTTCGTGAAACGTCTCTACAAAGATTCTAGGCTATGCACTTTTAATTTCTGGAGGTCTCTACTGCTTTAACAACCTATTTTGGTGAATAAACCCAGTTTTAATCGTAAGTAATACGGAATTTATCGCTTACCTTTTCAGTAAATAGAAATAAGTTTTTTTACTTACTTAAATCCGGGAAAACTTCACTGACGGCTGGATGAACTAACTGATAGTTACGAACGTTCAAACCTTTAGCTAAAGCTAAATCTAACTCCAAAGCTTTTACGCCATAATTAGCCAGTTTGACAACGTAAGGTAAAGTGCTATTGTTAAGAGATTGGGTAGCAGTCCAAGGAACGGCTCCCGGCATATTTGGTACGCCATAATGCACGACACCTTCTTCAAGGTAAACGGGATTGGTGTGAGAGGTGGCTCGTAATGTTTCTACACAACCGCCTTGGTCTACTGCTACGTCAACAATGACAGAACCGGGGCGCATTTTTTGGACAAAAGCTCGCGATACGAGTATGGGTGCTTTTCGTCCCGGTACTAAAACGGCACCGATGAGTAAATCGGTGTCGGGAACGTTAGCTTCAATTACAGAAGAGTTACTGTAGAGAAGTTCGATTCGAGAGCCAAAGAGAGTTTCCAAATAAGCTAAACGATCGACGTTTATATCTAAAATCTGGACTCTGGCACCCATGCCTATAGCTATTCTGGCAGCTTCCGTACCTACTACGCCAGCACCTAAAATCATCACTTTACCCGGTCTCACCCCAGGTACGCCGCCAAGCAGGACGCCTCGACCTCCTTGCTGCCTTTCTAGAAACCTAGCGCCAAATTGCACGGCTAAACGTCCGGCGATAATGCTCATGGGGGTAAGCAAGGGCAGTTTGCCGTCTGGTAATTCTACGGTTTCGTAAGCTAGAGCAGTTACTCCACAATCTATTAAGTGTTCGGTTAATTTGCGATCGGCTGCTAAATGTAAGTAAGTAAACAGTAATTGTCCTTTTTGAATCAATTGGTATTCTGCTGGCAGTGGTTCTTTTACCTTAACTACCAATTCTCTATTCCAAGCATCTTCGGCAGTCGCAACAATTTTTGCTCCCACCTGAATATAATCTTCATCTGTAAAACCAGCACCCGTACCCGCACCAGTTTCGACAAAAACGGTATGACCCGCTTCATGCAAAACTCTGATGCTACTCGGACTTAATCCAACTCGATATTCTCGATCCTTAGTTTCTTTTGGTACACCTATTTCCATTTGTAACCTCAAATCAGTCCTATATTTTTAGCTTATGTTGCTTAAACCGATTCTGCTTAGAAAGGAGCTAGAGGCTATAAACTATAGCTAATCTGGCTTTCTGCCCCTACATCGGTTACTTTTCCTACTTTTTGACTAATCAACCGGAAGATAGAAATTTTGTGTTGACTAAGGGTGAAGCCTCTCTAAAATAGAAAAGGTAAAGATTTGTAACTAGGCAACGCTGTGCATAACCTCCCGTTGGCAGCCCCGCATAGCCTGGTTGTTCACCACTTGTTGAAATTGGGTATTAAAATATATGGCACAAGGTTTCCAACCAACAACGGCACAACCGCAACCAACTGCTACTCCCAAGCTGGAGGAGCCAAAGTTTGGTTTCAATGAATATGCAGAGCGCTTGAATGGGAGAGCCGCGATGATCGGCTTTGTCCTAACTTTGTTAATTGAATACTTAACCGGTCAAGGACTTTTATCCTGGTTGGGTTTAACTTAAAGAATGGGAATTGAGAAGGATGAAGGATAAAGGATGAAGTCTGAAGGATAAAAATCAAATAATTCTTCCCATCCCCCCATCCTCTCATCCCCCTACCTTATTCCCACGGCCATTTCTCTCTTCTGGTGCTGGGAGTATTACAATAGGAAGCGCTAAGATCGTATATAAAATAGGAATAAAAATAATTGTGATGAATGCTGCTTGGGCTAGGTTTTTGAAGTCAGCCTACCGCAGGGAACCGATAACTAGCTTTGTGGTTACTGTTGGGGCGGTCGATGCTGCAATTGGTGGTTTAGGCGAACGGTGGTCGTTGTTTACGATCGGATTAGGAACGGTAGGATTAGCGATCGTGCTACGTTGGTTAATGATGCAACAGCGCAGTACTGCCGAAGTTACTTCAAAAATCCCCGATTTGTATTTACCTCCCTCTTCTTCTCGACCTCAATTACCTAATTTGAACGCTTCTAGTAAGAGACATCCACCCCGTTAGTGCGAAATTTAATTTAATCTGGATAAGTAAAAAGTCAAAGGTGGAAGAGTGGGAGAGCGGGAGAACGGCACGAATTGCGATCGCCCGTCATCCATTTCTCATCACCGCTAGTTTCTCAATTGAAATATGAATACTGCTTTAGCAAGCAAACTGCTGAAAATTGGGGAAGTAGCAGCCTCTAGCGGTTTGCCAGTAAAAACTATTCGGTATTATGAAGATTTAGGATTATTGTCTCCTGTGGCTCTTCGTGCCGAATCAGGTTATCGTTTGTTCAATCCTCAAGTATTGAAACGGCTTGATTTTATCAAACGCGCTCAATCGCTGGGGATGAGTTTGAAAGAAATTCAAGCATTCCTAGAAATTCACGATCGCGGAAAGCTACCTTGTCAAGAAGTCAAGGAACATTTAGAGGGAAAGATCGAAGCGATCGCCAAACAAATCGAAGCTCTAGAAACCTTAAAATTTGAATTACAAGAACTACTATCGGATTGGCAAGAACAACCGGAAAACAATTGTTCAGACGAAATCATCTGTCCTAATATTCAATCGGAATTAGATGAAAAAATTTAAGTTAAGCAATCATCAACTCAGCCTAATTTGTGCGTTTTTAGCCACAGTTGGATTAACTATTAGTACTACAACCCTAGCCCAAAGAAAGCCTTTACCAGCGCCACCTTTACCCGTACCAGTTCCACCACCGCAACTCAATTCTCCCGTTCCATCTTTTCCGAATGTTCCTAATTTTCCCAATCAAAATGGTGGATGGCAAAGAGTTAAATTATTGCACCTGCTCAAAGCCCATTGGGGGCCAATATACGCTCTTACCTTTAGCCCGGATGGTAAAATTCTGGCTAGCGGGGGAACGGATATCGATACGAAGATTAGATTATGGAACCCCCTGAAAGGGAAAAGAATTCGCACTATAAAAGCTCATAGTAATCGGGTACTCAGTCTGGCAATTACTCCTGATAATCTAACTATGGCTAGTGGAAGCGAAGACGCTACCGTTAATATTTGGAGCTTGAAGAATGGAGAATTAAGCCGCCGTTTAACTCATGATTTTAGTAATATCTTATCCCTGGCAATTACACCAGATGGTCAAACTTTAGTAAGCGGCGGTTTAGATGGAATTAGATTAATAGATTTGCGAACGGAAAGGCTTCTTTATACGCGAGTTCCTTTATCTCAACCGATTACTTACGCATTAGCAATTAGTCCGGACGGACAAACTTTGGCAACCGGAGGAAGAGATAAAAGCATTCAATTATGGAACTTAACTACTAGCCAGTTTCTCGGTGCTATTCCAGGACATGAAGGGGCAATTTCTTCTTTGGCTTTTACTCCCGATGGCAGCAAATTAATCAGTAGCAGTTACGACCATACAATTAAAGTATGGGATTTGGTAAGAAGACGGTCTTATACGCTGTTCGGACATGACAATATAGTAAATGCGATCGCAGTTAACCCAGATGGGCAAACATTAGCTAGTGCTGGTAGAGATGGTTTAAAACTTTGGAACTTGGCAACCGGACAATTAATAGGTTCAATTCCTTTAGATACAGACTGGGTACAAACAGTGGCTTTTAGTCCCGATGGAAAATTACTGGCAAGTGGTGCTTATGATGGAACGCTGAAAATTTGGGAAGTAGAAAACGATTTTAGATTTTAGATTGGAAAAGGATGAAATATGAAGGATAAAGGATAAAAATTAAATAATTTACTCCTTTTCCCTTTCACCCTGCCCCTGCCAAAATAGAAAATGTGACAATGTATGGTTCTTAATTGGTTCTGGGAAGTTGAACTCAATCGAACTGGGCCAGATTACTTATTTTTTGCTACCTTCAAGCCCGCTGAAGCACCACTGCTAGCTGAATTAGTCAGGAAACACCCTCTGCCTGGATTTAAACATTACACGGCTACTAATTCCCCCTGTTGGTTACACAACCATAACGCAACTTACGATTTATATGTTGACGAATATCATTATGAGCAGATGGTTGCAAATATAGAGGGTAGAAACCCTGGAAATGTGTGGATTTATAACATAATTACAGTCTGCGGCTCTGACTTAAAAATTGAGCGAGGTTATGGTGGGTCTGTGGGGGGAGAAGGTGAAACTGACCTCATCGTAAAGCTTTCGCAATCACCAAATTTGATGATGGTTAAATGGGCAGTTGTGTATGGTGGTGATGGGTATAACTATACAAACATGGCTACTGGGACGAGTACAGCAGAGTTGTTAGATTACTTGGTCGCTCAAGTTTAGCTTCCGGTAGCTTGGCTTCGTTATGGTAGATACTGACGCCGATGAAGTACAAGATAGAAACCCGGTTTCTTAAAGAAACCGGGTTTCTATGTACGACATTAACCTGGAAAGCGCTGTAAATTCTCTGTTTTCTCATCACCGCGTCACCATCCCCCATCTCCCCATCAAAAAAACAGGGAGAGAACTTGCATTCCCTCCCGGTGAGTCTTTGTTATTTTGCTTGTCTGGAGATTGAGAGCGTTCTTGGAGTTTCTGGCGGAGCATTTTTTCTCGTTTTTTGAGTTGTCTAGCGCGAGCGGAACCGCCTCTGCCTTTATCGTTTCTGCCCTCTCGCCGGGGTGACTCCCAGCGCTTGAGTAGTCGAGCCATAGTTTTTTCCTGTTTGCGATCGTATTTTTTAGCTTCTTACCTTCATTGTAACAAAATTTAACAATGGTTGCTTTCTCAACTTTCCTAGAACTGAATCTAAGTAGGTTAACACCAAGTAAACTCAGTAAATTGCCAGGGATGAAAATCCCTAGCAACCTAGAGCTATGAAGGAGCAAGATCTCATATCTATAAATTTATACGATTCGATCGGTTGATATTCCAGACGAGGTATGTACAGATTTGCATAAAAAATGAGAAATTTTTCAGTACAAACTGACTAACTTATTTCCAAAACGACTATCAACTAATACAATTAGCTGGTATAGTGCAAAGAAAAAAGCGCTATGCTGGAGAATCTCAATCAACCTAGAAGGTACGATGTCGTTCTCGGTGGTAAAGCTCCACCTCCCTTAAGTGGCGCGGTTTTGGGAGGTTTAGCAGGAGTCAAGCACCGCTTAAAGAGTCACGTTGCACAGTATCGGTTAGCGGCGCTAACGGAAGCGCTCAATTATAAAGATGCCGGCTTTGAGTTGGTAATTCAAGCATTAGATGATGAAGTAGAGCAGGTGCGGGATACAGCTTGCATATTGTTGCAGGGAAAATTGGCAAAGCTGACGCTACTAAAAACCGATGCTGCTACTTGGAATAAGTGGAGAGAACATTCTATCCGTCTAGAAGAGGGTGTGAATGTCAACTTGAGCGGGTTAAATTTAGGTGGTTTTAATTTGAGTGGTTTTAATCTGAGTAGCGTTAATTTGATTGGCGCAAATTTGTGCGGTGCTAAGTTGATGGGGGCGAATCTCTGGGGTGCTAACTTGAGCGAGGTTAACTTGAAAGAGGCAGATCTCAGTGAGGCTAATTTAACAGCAGCGTTGCTTTACAAAGCTAATTTGGCTGGTGCTAATTTGACTGACGCTAATTTGATGGGAGCTAATTTACAAAGAGCGAATCTGAACGGCAGTAATGTTGAGGGAGCAACTTTTCAAAGAGCAATTATGCCTGATGGAATAATTCATGATTGATAGGGAGATGGGGAGACGCAAAGACACTCTTGACGTGGTGATGATATAATTGAAAGTTTGACAAAAAAAATATGATTTAATTGCGAAATATTTCTCTCTTTTGCCCAAAGTATAATAAAAGACTAGAGAGTCTCACTGCTACTATTGCTGCTTTAAAAATCAAAATTCAACAGATTTTTGATGAGGGTGAAGTGGCTCCTTTCGTGTTGCTATGTAGCCGTTATCAAGTACCTGGAAATTTGACATTTGCATCTACTTTTCAGACGGGTAAATAATCGAAAGCTACCATTTAATCTTTTCGATCGATAAATTTCTGACCAAAAACTTAAATATGCTTAATATTCCCGACGTTTCCGTACAAACCAAAATCTATGAAAGTGCCAACTCCCTAGTTTATCGAGCTATCCGGGAGTCAGACAACCAACCCATCATCCTGAAACTCCTCAAAGAAAATTATCCCACTCCCCAAGAACTCGCTCGCTACCGCACCGAATATGAAATTACTAAGTCCCTTAATCTGACGGGTGTTGTTAAAGTTTATGACTTGCAGAAATATCAAAATACCCTCGTCATGTTTTTGGAAGACTTTGGCGGGGAGTCATTGAGAGTTTGGATGCAGCAGCGTTCCTTTACTTTAGAGGAATTTCTGAAAATTGCCATAGCTACAACTGATACATTAGGTCAAATTCATGCCGCCAACATCATCCACAAAGACATTAACCCCTCGAATATCGTTTACCATCCAGCTACCGGACAGCTAAAAATCATCGATTTCGGCATTTCCACTAAGTTGACAAGAGAAAACCCAACTATCAAAAATCCCAACGTTTTAGAAGGAACTCTCGCCTATATGTCGCCCGAACAAACGGGACGAATGAACCGCAGTTTGGATTACCGCACTGACTTTTATTCTCTCGGCGTCACCTTTTACGAATTGCTGACAGGAAAACTGCCTTTCGAGACAACCGACGCGCTGGAATTGGTACACTGTCATATTGCTAAACAGCCATTATCGCCATCAGAGTTAAACTCAGAAATTCCGCAACTCATTGCAGATATTGTAATGAAACTTATGGCAAAAACTGCTGAAGATCGATATCAAAGTGCTTTGGGAATCAAAGCAGATTTAGAAGAATGCCTTTATCAACTAAATCAGAATGGAAATATATCACATTTTAGGATAGCTCAACAAGATATTTCCGATAAATTTCAACTACCGCAGAAACTTTACGGCAGAGAGCAAGAGATTGAAACTTTACTAACTGCGTTCGCTCGCGTTACATTCCAAAGTGAAATGATCCTGATTGCTGGATATTCCGGCATTGGTAAGACAGCTTTAGTGCAGGAAATCTACAAACCAATTACCGAGAAGCGGGGGTATTTCATTTCAGGTAAATTTGACCAGTATCAGCGCAACATTCCCTATAGTGCGATCGCCGCCGCCTTGCGAGAATTAATCAAACAACTATTAAGTGAACCTGAAACAAAACTCAACGAGTGGCGATCACAACTGCAAGCTGCTTTGGGTAACAACGGACAAGTAATTGTAGAAGCGATCCCAGAAGTAGAATTAATAATTGGCAAACAGCCTGCCGTGCCAGAAGTTGGCCTAAACGAGTCTCAGAATCGCTTTAATTTAGTCTTTCAAAATTTTATCAAGGTCTTCACCAAAACCGAACATCCATTAGCAATATTTATCGACGATTTGCAGTGGGCAGATGGGGCATCTTTAAAACTAATACAACTGCTGATGAGCGGCGCGTCAACGGGATTATTTTTAATAGGCGCGTATCGAGATAACGAAGTTTCATCAGCACATCCATTCATACTAACCGTTGAGGAACTTGCTAAAACTGGAGCAAAAATAGAACGAGTTTTTCTGTCACCTTTGCCACTAACAACTGTTACTCAAATCATTTCAGATATTTTCAAGTATTCTAAGGAAAGAGCTAAACCGCTTGCCGAGTTAGTGGTTTTGAAAACCGGGGGTAATCCCTTCTTTCTCAATGAATTTCTCAAATCGCTTTATACAGAAGGGCTGTTAGTGTTTGATTTGGATAATCGCTGCTGGCAGTGGAATTTGGAGGAAATTCAAAGGCGAGGATTTACTGATAACGTCGTCGAATTGATGACAGGTAAAATTCAAAAATTGCCAGAAACAGCACAAGAAATGTTAAAATTAGCGGCTTGTATTGGCAATCAGTTTGACTTAGAAACGTTAGGTTTGATAGCGGAAAAGTCTCTGAAAGAAACAGCTAATGGCTTATATGCAGCATTAGTCGAAAGTTTAGTAGTTCCTCTTGGCAATATGGGAAATGTAGAATTAGCTATTGCTGCCGCAGAGTTTCCCTCTCGCCAATCGCCAACGGCCTTATCTCAATCGGTAGAATATAAATTCGTTCACGACCGCATTCAACAAGCTGCCTATTCTCTAATTCCCGATCATACTAAGAAAATATTTCACCAACAAATCGGACAAGTTTTGCTGAAGAATACTTCTCCAGAAGACCGGGAAGAAAAAATCTTTGATATTGTCAATCAACTGAATTTTAGTCTGTCGTTAATTACCGAGCAGTCAGAGAGAGATGAACTGGCGCAATTAAATCTCATAGCAGGCAAGAAAGCCAAATTATCCGCCGCGTATCAACCGGCATTAAATTA is part of the Leptolyngbyaceae cyanobacterium genome and harbors:
- a CDS encoding heavy metal-responsive transcriptional regulator — its product is MNTALASKLLKIGEVAASSGLPVKTIRYYEDLGLLSPVALRAESGYRLFNPQVLKRLDFIKRAQSLGMSLKEIQAFLEIHDRGKLPCQEVKEHLEGKIEAIAKQIEALETLKFELQELLSDWQEQPENNCSDEIICPNIQSELDEKI
- a CDS encoding cation-transporting P-type ATPase, giving the protein MSANLPHPQISQPLENHLWHTIEAEKALWLLKSDRTYGLTQEQIDQNLQHYGTNELIETGGRSPLEIFWDQFKNIMLLMLIAVAIISTILDVRESLIKGQFIFPKDAVAIFAVVLLNGLLGYLQESGAEKALSALKNMASSKVRSIRAGKPVEVESKELVPGDIMLLEAGVKVAADGRILEAANLQVREAALTGEAHAVEKQANAILPEDAPLGDRINLVFSGTEVVQGRATVLVTGTGMQTELGKIATALQSVETEPTPLQKRMTQLGNTLVTGSLIIVAIVILGGTLFNPSLFEELVKVSLSMAVAVVPEGLPAVITVTLALGTQRMVKRNALIRKLPAVETLGSVTTICSDKTGTLTQNKMVVQAVHTDRFAASVTGEGYSPEGGFYQQTDRTEISVETEPELRSLLMACVLCNDAVLQKENGEWAILGDPTEGALLAVAGKGGFRKDQQEQALPRVAEFPFSSERKRMSVVVQDASSQLGNSPFVMFTKGSTELVLERCTHIQQDDRSQPITAQQRQQILEQNDRLASRGLRVLGFASKNLTELSDRDTEDTAEINLTWLGLVGMLDAPRPEVRDAVAKCRAAGIRPVMITGDHQLTAQAIAEDLGIAKMGDRCLTGQELQKLTQPELEAQVQQVSVYARVAPEHKLRIVQALQHQGQIVAMTGDGVNDAPALKQADIGVAMGITGTDVSKEASDMVLLDDNFATIVSAVEEGRVVYINIRRFIRYILGSNIGEVLTIAAAPLLGLGGVPLSPLQILWMNLVTDGLPALALAVEPGRPIVMQQPPKDPKESIFARGLGSYMVRIGIILAVITILMMVWAYDYTAQVQSELLDRDRWQTMVFTTLCLAQMGHALAIRSNTRLMLEVNPFSNRYVLLSVAVTSILQLTLIYVEPLRNFFNTHYLSGLELLVCIGFSSLVFVWIEAEKLFIRWYVSRQ
- the ald gene encoding alanine dehydrogenase → MEIGVPKETKDREYRVGLSPSSIRVLHEAGHTVFVETGAGTGAGFTDEDYIQVGAKIVATAEDAWNRELVVKVKEPLPAEYQLIQKGQLLFTYLHLAADRKLTEHLIDCGVTALAYETVELPDGKLPLLTPMSIIAGRLAVQFGARFLERQQGGRGVLLGGVPGVRPGKVMILGAGVVGTEAARIAIGMGARVQILDINVDRLAYLETLFGSRIELLYSNSSVIEANVPDTDLLIGAVLVPGRKAPILVSRAFVQKMRPGSVIVDVAVDQGGCVETLRATSHTNPVYLEEGVVHYGVPNMPGAVPWTATQSLNNSTLPYVVKLANYGVKALELDLALAKGLNVRNYQLVHPAVSEVFPDLSK
- a CDS encoding WD40 repeat domain-containing protein, with translation MKKFKLSNHQLSLICAFLATVGLTISTTTLAQRKPLPAPPLPVPVPPPQLNSPVPSFPNVPNFPNQNGGWQRVKLLHLLKAHWGPIYALTFSPDGKILASGGTDIDTKIRLWNPLKGKRIRTIKAHSNRVLSLAITPDNLTMASGSEDATVNIWSLKNGELSRRLTHDFSNILSLAITPDGQTLVSGGLDGIRLIDLRTERLLYTRVPLSQPITYALAISPDGQTLATGGRDKSIQLWNLTTSQFLGAIPGHEGAISSLAFTPDGSKLISSSYDHTIKVWDLVRRRSYTLFGHDNIVNAIAVNPDGQTLASAGRDGLKLWNLATGQLIGSIPLDTDWVQTVAFSPDGKLLASGAYDGTLKIWEVENDFRF
- a CDS encoding pentapeptide repeat-containing protein, producing MLENLNQPRRYDVVLGGKAPPPLSGAVLGGLAGVKHRLKSHVAQYRLAALTEALNYKDAGFELVIQALDDEVEQVRDTACILLQGKLAKLTLLKTDAATWNKWREHSIRLEEGVNVNLSGLNLGGFNLSGFNLSSVNLIGANLCGAKLMGANLWGANLSEVNLKEADLSEANLTAALLYKANLAGANLTDANLMGANLQRANLNGSNVEGATFQRAIMPDGIIHD